A stretch of Lysobacter sp. K5869 DNA encodes these proteins:
- a CDS encoding NAD(P)H-dependent oxidoreductase — translation MHALIVLAHPDPKSLTHAVAACVGEGVRAAGHSVELADLAAEGFDPRYGQADHDAYRELAPLPADVRAEQARIERADAVVLVYPVYWWSMPGLLKGWVDRVFSNNWAYATRDGRVVGQLQRLRVHLLGLGGADERSYVKHAYDVAMKTQIDHGVFDYCAACVVSSTIRFDTQEPDGRAHLDAAFELGGGVFGERERCRAA, via the coding sequence ATGCACGCCCTGATCGTCCTAGCCCATCCCGACCCGAAGTCGCTGACCCACGCCGTCGCCGCGTGCGTGGGCGAGGGCGTTCGCGCCGCCGGCCACAGCGTCGAGTTGGCCGACCTCGCCGCCGAAGGCTTCGACCCGCGCTACGGTCAGGCAGACCACGACGCCTACCGCGAACTCGCGCCGCTGCCGGCCGACGTGCGCGCCGAACAGGCGCGGATCGAGCGCGCCGATGCCGTAGTCCTGGTCTATCCGGTGTATTGGTGGTCGATGCCGGGGCTGCTCAAGGGCTGGGTCGACCGGGTGTTCTCCAACAACTGGGCCTATGCGACGCGCGACGGGCGCGTGGTCGGCCAGTTGCAGCGTTTGCGCGTGCATCTGCTCGGCTTGGGCGGCGCGGACGAGCGCAGCTACGTCAAGCACGCTTACGACGTGGCGATGAAGACGCAGATCGATCACGGCGTGTTCGATTACTGCGCCGCGTGCGTGGTCAGTTCGACGATTCGTTTCGATACGCAAGAGCCCGACGGGCGGGCGCATTTGGATGCGGCGTTCGAGTTGGGGGGCGGGGTGTTCGGCGAACGGGAACGTTGCCGCGCGGCGTGA